A window of Arcobacter acticola genomic DNA:
TTTCAACTTCAGAAATTAACTGCTCTAATCCATCTTTATGTCCTAAATCTCTTAAAAATGAAGATGAATCCTGTGATACAAAAGAAAAATCAATATAACCACGAGCTACAAGTGATTTAACCTCTTTTACAAGTGATTCAAGAGTTCTTGAGTGAAGTTTTCCTTTAAATGAAGGAATTGCACAAAATGAACAAGTTTGATTACATCCTTCACTAAGTTTCACATAAGCATGATATGAAGATCCTGTAATTACCCTTTCATTTGTGTCAGAAGCTAAAAATACTTCATTTGTAAAAGCACTTCTTTTCTCATTTACAAGTAAATCTATTTTATCATAGTCTCCAACTCCTGTGAATACATCAATTTCTGGTAACTCTTTTTGAAGTTCACCTTGATATCTTTCACTTAAACATCCAGCCATTACTAAAACTGATTCTTTTTTTCTTTCATCGTGAAGATTTAAAATAGTATTTAAACTCTCTTGTTTTGCACTATCAATAAACCCACATGTATTTACAATAATAACATCAGCACTTGCTGCATCATCTGTCATTGTATAATCTTTTAATTTACCTAACATAATCTCTGAGTCAACAAGGTTTTTTGTACAACCAAGACTTACTAAGTGTAGAGATTTTTTAGGATTTTGTGTTGAAAATTTCATATTATTATTCTTTTTATTTTATTTTTTTTGCAATTTTATCATAAACTCTTTTTAAAACAAAATGTTAAAGCCAAATATTATCAAGTAATCTAGTGTTTCCAAATCTAGCAACCACAAGTATTATTGTATTTTTTGGCTCAATTACTGTTATTTCATCAAATTCTCTATTAACAATTGCCACATATTCTACTTCTAATGTTTGCATTATTTCATAGATTTTATCTTTTACTTTTTGCACATCTCTTTCACCCTTTGAAATAAGTGAACCTGCCATATAAAGTGATTTAGAGATTAAAAGTGCTTCATGTCTTTGAGTAGAGTCTAAATAAATATTTCTAGAGCTTAGTGCTAAGCCATCATCTTCTCTTATGATTTCACATGGAATTATATTTATTGGCATAAAGAAATCCTTCACCATTTGAGTAATAAGTGAAAGCTGTTGAGCATCTTTTTTACCAAAGTATGCATTTGTTGGTTGAACTAAATTAAATAGTTTTAATACAACCCTTAAAACTCCATCAAAGTGTCCAGGTCTTGTTTTTCCTTCTAAAATATAACTTTTATTAGGAGCTTTTACTAAAACTTCTTCCTGTGAATACATAGTAGAAATTTCAGGCATAAAAACATAATCAACTTTGCACATTTGACAAATTCTCTTATCCGCTTCATCTTTTCTAGGATATGCATCTAAATCTTC
This region includes:
- the panC gene encoding pantoate--beta-alanine ligase, with product MQVLKTIEELQEIRKSINGSVGFVPTMGALHNGHISLIKKAREENDIVIVSIFVNPTQFLPTEDLDAYPRKDEADKRICQMCKVDYVFMPEISTMYSQEEVLVKAPNKSYILEGKTRPGHFDGVLRVVLKLFNLVQPTNAYFGKKDAQQLSLITQMVKDFFMPINIIPCEIIREDDGLALSSRNIYLDSTQRHEALLISKSLYMAGSLISKGERDVQKVKDKIYEIMQTLEVEYVAIVNREFDEITVIEPKNTIILVVARFGNTRLLDNIWL